CGTCTCCCCGTTCTTCCGGAGGTGGCCGATGATCGCGGTGCTGGCGCTGATCGCCGGGGTGGCGCTCGGGGTGTATCTGGATCCGACCGTTCCGGCCGGGCTTCAGCCGTACCTGCCGATCGCCGTGGTGGCGGCGCTGGACGCGGTGTTCGGCGGGGTCCGCGCCAAGCTGGACCGGATCTTCGACGACAAGCAGTTCGTGGTGTCGTTCATCTCGAACGTGCTGGTGGCGGGCCTGATCGTGTATCTGGGTGACCAGTTGGGCGTGGGTGGTCAGCTCTCCACGGGCGTGGTGGTGGTGCTGGGTGTGCGGATCTTCGGCAACGTGGCCGCGATCCGCCGGCATCTGTTCCGGGCGTAGTGGCCGGTTTTCGGGCGTAGGTTGGCAGGCGATGAGCGACGAACGCGACGACACGGGCACCGGCTGGCCGGAGCCGACGGGCCCGTCCCGGCCGATCGGGCCGGCGGCCGAGCCGGATCCCCGTCCGGACGCCCCGGATCCGGACCAGACGGCGCCGCTGCGGGCCGAGCCGGTCGACGACGACGTGGCCGAGCGGCGTCCCGTGCCGTCGGAGCCGTCGCCGGACGATCCGACGGTCGAGTTGACCCGTCGGCGGCCGACGGCCGGCGAGCAGGAGCCGGTCGCCGCGACGCCGCCGCGGCGACCGGTCAGCGTGGCCTCGGTGATGATCGTGGTGTTGCTGGCGCTGCTGGGGTTCACCCTGGTGGTGCAGTTGAGGAGCACCTCGGCGGATCCGACGTTGGCGGCGACCCGGCAGGAGGACCTGGTGCGGATCCTGTCGGACCTGGACGCCCGGGAGAGCCGGCTGCGGCAGGACATCGCCCAGTTGGAGGAGAGTCAACGGCAGTTGGCCTCGGGCGCGCAGGGCCGTGAGGCGGCGTTGGAGGAGGCCGCGCGGCGAGCTGACGAGCTGGGGATCCTCGCCGGGACGCTGCCGGCGACCGGGCCGGGGATGTTGATCCGGCTCAGCGGCGGCGGCAAGCCGGTGTCGGCCAGTCGGGTGCTGGACGCGGTGCAGGAGCTGCGGGGCGCGGGCGCGGAGGCGATGCAGATCTCCGGTGGGTCGGGCTCACCGGTGCGGATCGTCGCGTCGACGTACTTCCTGGACGGCGACGGCGGTGGGCTGGTCGTGGACGGGCGGCGGATCTCGGGGCCGTACGCGATCATGGTTATCGGTGATCCGGCCACGATGCGAACGGCGTTGAACATTCCCGGCGGGGTGGCCGCATCGATCAGGGGTGACGGCGGTACCGTGCTCTTCGAGGATCGTGCGGCGGCCGAGGTTTCGGCGTTGCACGCGCCGATCAGGTTGGAACACGCCCGTCCGGTCTCCTGACCGTACGGGCGGCGCCGGGCGACCCCCGGCGCGCCGTTTGTCGGTACGAGGACGAAGGACGCGTCTGGTGATTCCCGAGGACCTGCGGTACACCGCCGAGCACGAGTGGGTGGCGGGTGACGGCGACGGCCCCGTGCGGGTCGGCATCACCCATTTCGCGCAGGACGCGCTGGGTGACATCGTGTACGTCCAGTTGCCGGACGAGGGCGCGGTGGTGGCGGCGGGCGAGTCGTTCGGCGAGATCGAGTCGACCAAGAGCGTGTCGGAGATCTACGCGCCGCTGAGCGGCACGGTCTCGGCCCGCAACGAGGCGCTCGCCGACACGCCCGAGGTGATCAACACCGATCCGTACGGCGACGGCTGGTTGGTGGAGATCCGCCCGGACGATCCGGCGGCGGTGGCGGGTCTGTTGACCGCGGCCGCGTACCGGGACGTCACCGGGAGCTGAGTTTCCTTTCGCCGGAGCGAGGGTCGTCTCCGCGCGTCCGGTTGCCCTGCATTTCGGCGCTGGCTAGGCTCGCCCAGTCGACCGAGACAACCCAAAATTAGTTGAGCGTCGTGGAAATAGCCTTCCCGGGCACGGGGAGCCAGCCGCCGGGTGTTCCTGGGCCCGGCGGCCAAGACCGGTCATTACCCGACGCCGACCGAACAAGATCCGTGAGGTGGTCCCATGACGCGCCCAGACGACGAGTTCCCCCCGCTCGACGTCACGTCGACGCTCAATCTCGGCTCGCTCGACGAGGTCCTGGAGGGCCCGGACGCCGACGTGGTGCCGAGCCGGATGTCGGGCTCGCTGCCGCCGGGTATGGCGTTGCTGGTGGTCCGTCGCGGGCCGAACGCCGGCGCCCGGTTCCTGTTGGACCATGACGTGACGACCAGTGGCCGGCATCCCGATTCCGACATCTTCCTCGACGACGTGACGGTGTCGCGTCGGCACGCGGAGTTCCACCGTGACGGTGGCACGTTCACGGTGCGGGACGTGGGCAGTCTCAACGGCACGTACGTGAACCGGGAGCGCGTGGAGGCGGCGACGCTGAGCAACGGCGACGAGGTGCAGATCGGTAAGTTCCGCGTCGTGTTCATCGCCGGTCCGCGCCCGGAGGAGGAGGCCGGCCGGGGGTGAACGAGCCTGCGGCCTCCATGCCGCCCGGGGCGGCCCGGTCCCAACCGCTGATGAGCATCGGCGAGGTGCTGGCCCAGTTGCGGGTGGACTTTCCGGACACCACGATTTCGAAGTTGCGGTTTCTTGAGGCCGAGGGCCTGGTGGAG
The sequence above is a segment of the Micromonospora sp. WMMD882 genome. Coding sequences within it:
- a CDS encoding small basic family protein, translated to MIAVLALIAGVALGVYLDPTVPAGLQPYLPIAVVAALDAVFGGVRAKLDRIFDDKQFVVSFISNVLVAGLIVYLGDQLGVGGQLSTGVVVVLGVRIFGNVAAIRRHLFRA
- a CDS encoding DUF881 domain-containing protein — protein: MSDERDDTGTGWPEPTGPSRPIGPAAEPDPRPDAPDPDQTAPLRAEPVDDDVAERRPVPSEPSPDDPTVELTRRRPTAGEQEPVAATPPRRPVSVASVMIVVLLALLGFTLVVQLRSTSADPTLAATRQEDLVRILSDLDARESRLRQDIAQLEESQRQLASGAQGREAALEEAARRADELGILAGTLPATGPGMLIRLSGGGKPVSASRVLDAVQELRGAGAEAMQISGGSGSPVRIVASTYFLDGDGGGLVVDGRRISGPYAIMVIGDPATMRTALNIPGGVAASIRGDGGTVLFEDRAAAEVSALHAPIRLEHARPVS
- the gcvH gene encoding glycine cleavage system protein GcvH; its protein translation is MIPEDLRYTAEHEWVAGDGDGPVRVGITHFAQDALGDIVYVQLPDEGAVVAAGESFGEIESTKSVSEIYAPLSGTVSARNEALADTPEVINTDPYGDGWLVEIRPDDPAAVAGLLTAAAYRDVTGS
- a CDS encoding FHA domain-containing protein, translated to MTRPDDEFPPLDVTSTLNLGSLDEVLEGPDADVVPSRMSGSLPPGMALLVVRRGPNAGARFLLDHDVTTSGRHPDSDIFLDDVTVSRRHAEFHRDGGTFTVRDVGSLNGTYVNRERVEAATLSNGDEVQIGKFRVVFIAGPRPEEEAGRG